From Streptomyces sp. TLI_053, a single genomic window includes:
- a CDS encoding non-ribosomal peptide synthetase, with protein sequence MSAPARDTAGTPEDGRAMTTPDPTTLSAAEKRALLAERLRRKKAAAARPREHRFPASFPQQRMWFLDQLTPGDTAYNVCGATRIRGPLDLDVWRRAVSAIARRHEALRTTFREVDGEPVQVVTEGAEPGFAVVPCEHLAGPDGEEGVQSLAREEFARPFDLATGPLVRMRFLRLTADEHVLLLTIHHIAGDLWSTSVFLDELVTLYGACAGGTEPALPELPVQYADYAVWQRKRLEGDGARADLEYWRRTLDGAPAALELPTDRPRPPVQSTRGGSRPFALSAELMDRVREFSRTEGVTPFMTLLAAFQVLLHRYTREEDVVVGVPVANRGRPEVERLIGYFANMLALRTDLSGAPSFRELLGRVRPVCLGAFAHQELPFERLVEELHPRRDLSRTPVFQVSFVFQNIAMPSFDVAGLHLEPIEVAGSTARFDLELQVFDRPEGLSGRFEYNSDLFDAATVDQLAAHLRLLVEQLIDGPDRPVGTVPMLTAEEERRLREQGNDTHREWPDRSPVHRLFAEQAARTPDAEAVRCGAEALDYAELDRRSGLLARRLRRHGVGRDVLVGVCTERSVDLLVALLAVLRSGGAFVPIDPEFPPERIAHMLADSGLPVLLTQRPVAERLPATGAEVLCLDGADEPDGRGERATAEPAEDPAEDPVVAEEDLAYVIYTSGSTGRPKGVQVPHRALANFLRSMRERPGLTAEDTLLAVTTHSFDISLLELLLPLVTGARVVVAERGAAADGEQLSRLLAASGASVVQATPSTWRMLLDAGWPGAPGLKALAGGEALPAGLARRLRDGGVELWNMYGPTETTVWSAVAEVGDGPISIGAPIANTELHVLDEQGRLTPPGVPGELYIGGAGLARGYLGRPELTAERFVPHPFGAGPQDRLYRTGDLVRRRRDGGIEFLGRLDHQVKVRGFRIELGEIESELARRPEVGHAVVTVREDVPGDQRLVAYVVPAADGGPGPAEEWPDQVEEWRRIWDTAYDDPDTAPAPAPAVPAPAPAFATPADPADPADPGTPADPGTPADPGIPAEDLRGWNSSYTGEPIPAGEMREWADRTAERVLGLRPGSVLEIGCGTGLILQRVAPQVERYWGTDISEVALTGLQEVVDRAGDSLGEVALHLCAADRLDRLPERLFDVIVLNSVVQYFPDERYLLRVIEGALPRLAPGGSLFLGDIRSLPLLESFHLSVQLAHAEPGLPDAELLARTRRRLAEDEELVFDPALFTALPSRFPALREVRVLPKRAATANELTRFRYDVVLTTGPAAVPGEAPETRGAPDAEPLDWAAEGLTVAALGERLRTRRPALLAVRGVPNARLRELADTLDRLVDGPGPRADRPGAVDPEELWALGEALGYRIDLDWSEHGPDGAFTLLARRLEADGRPGTALPGTVRPPATEPDWGRLVSGTRRRLARRLVPVLRSALAERLPGYMVPSAFVLLDALPLTPNGKTDRKALPAPDGDRRNLDAVYVAPRDEREEALCALFAKVLGVPAVGVHDSFFDLGGHSLLATRLVSRIRATLGAEVQVRSLFETPTVAGLAGRLAAEDPDRAPGAARPALAPEPRPAELPLSFAQRRLWFLDRLEGPSATYNIPMAVRLTGPLDTGALRAALADVVERHEALRTVFPDTGGVPRQHVLDPADARPALTVTEVPEAGTEPPGTGTAAAVRAAARHRFDLARRIPLHAELLVHGPERHTLVLVVHHIAADGWSVALLGRDLATAYTARLGGRPPQWAPLPVQYADYTLWQHRLLGGQDDRDSLRNSQLAYWREALAGLPDRIALPVDRPHPASATHRGGTVALHWDAELHTAVTTLARRHDASEFMVVHAALAALLHRLGAGDDIPVGATVAGRTDAATEDLVGFFVNTLVLRADLSGAPTFRELLARVRERGLDGYAHQDVPFEFLVDALRPARSTAHHPLFQVLLAWQNVPDAVLGLPGLAEEAVPVDSGGARTDLVFSLTGRRAPGDGAPAGIDGVVEYNADVFDPATVELLAERLRRMLLAVCAAPDRPVAEAELLSPDERHRLLADWAGTAFPAPRPPATLPALFEAQVARTPERTAVVDPERELTYAQLDAEANRLARLLIARGAGPERPVAVALGRSARSVMAMLAVAKAGSAYLPVDPDYPAARIAFLLDDARPVLVLTDDGSAAALPESEVPVLRLDRPEVLADLAARPAAAPTDADRSGPLTPGHAAYIIYTSGSTGTPKGVVVTHTGIPGLVAAQAEGFGLDGHSRVLQFASPSFDASVAERCDALLTGAALVVVPKEDLLPGEPLTRTCERYGVTNATLPPSVLAAVPQGGLPAGLSLVVAGESCPAELVDRWSADRRMVNAYGPTETTVCATLTGPLAPGTGAPPVGRPIAGARVYVLDEGLRPVPAGVPGELFVAGAGLARGYLGRPGLTARRFLPDPFGAPGTRMYRTGDLVRWRADGRLDFLGRTDHQVKVRGFRIELGEIESALSAHPDTARAVVTVREDRPGQRTLVGYLVPRPGAAPDPAAVRAALADRLPPYLVPAAVVVLAELPLTANGKVDRERLPAPGHAPGAGSGRPRTAVEETLCAIFAEVLGLPEVGTGDGFFDLGGDSIQAIQVVSQARSAGLVISARDVLAHQSVGALAAVAVAADGAAGPEDDGVGAVGPTPIVEWLREVDAPIGGFSQEAVVAVPPAGVLDLPRLTAALQALVDHHAVLRSRLTTGPDGRWGLETGPVGSVRVADHLVRTDAAGADAEHLRALTAAGAADARRRLDPAAGVMLRAVWLDAGEHAPGRLLLVLHHLVVDGVSWRILLPDLRAAGEAVLAGRPVLLAPVGTSVRRWSELLAAEAAAPHRLAELPEWQRLLTGAPALLPAETVAGSVTGTGRLVLTLPPEDTAALLGTAPGAFHTGVQEVLLAAFGIALEEWRRRRAPLDPPAEGVLVSVENHGRQEDLADGVDLSRTVGWFTSVQPVRLAPGPLDWPRVTGAGAELAAAVVRIREQLAALPGDGLGHGLLRRLNPATAPALAELPSPQIAFNYLGRFADAGPDTPWAPVTADAALALGAPNTPNTPNAPDAPDASDAPVGLLTHAVELNAVTYDSPDGPRLAAGWTWAQGPLTEPEVRELAELWFAALRAVTGCAALPGAGGPPPAGPTTRRRHRPARAARAGGPVPPADRTHGVPLSFAQSDIVHQPVDPGSSHHNVITATVLTGTLDPAALRASLDTVVARHEALRTRIVEDGPGDWRQLTDPVGGWPLATVDLRGEPAADRREAVRRLVAAEVDRPFRLAEGPLVRGTLIATAPGEWVLVLVLHHIVVDLWSYALLGRELGELYAARVLGREPDLPTPSVQYPDWAAWQRRRLADGELDEHLAHWDGLLADLPALPRFEAPEHQRTDAVSGYTSGFVLEPGLTAALKEAAQREGVTLFMLLLTGFHLLLQSYAQGGEAADGAPGGTADGVSDGVSDGTAVSDLAVGFPLAGREHPQTEQMIGFFINPVVVRPRPAADATVRELLAAVRSGVLDAHLHQEVPLRQLRKDAGEDHNPLRLLFNLLNVAGDPLDLHGLTASPLSLDVGDAEVIPELVTEMRPHNADLYLMMHESEAGLRGLWLYSPERIDPRSTAAMMRQWPFVLELLTHRPDLPLAELRRRVRDRPTA encoded by the coding sequence ATGAGCGCCCCCGCCCGCGACACCGCCGGAACACCCGAGGACGGACGTGCCATGACCACCCCCGACCCCACGACGCTCTCCGCCGCCGAGAAGCGCGCACTTCTCGCCGAACGCCTGCGCCGCAAGAAGGCCGCCGCCGCCCGGCCCCGGGAGCACCGGTTCCCGGCCTCCTTCCCGCAGCAGCGGATGTGGTTCCTGGACCAGCTGACACCGGGCGACACCGCCTACAACGTCTGCGGCGCCACCCGGATCCGCGGTCCGCTCGACCTGGACGTCTGGCGGCGCGCCGTCTCCGCGATCGCCCGCCGCCACGAGGCGCTGCGCACCACCTTCCGGGAGGTGGACGGCGAGCCCGTCCAGGTGGTCACCGAGGGCGCCGAGCCCGGCTTCGCCGTCGTGCCGTGCGAGCACCTGGCCGGGCCGGACGGCGAGGAGGGCGTGCAGTCCCTGGCCCGGGAGGAGTTCGCCCGCCCGTTCGACCTGGCCACCGGCCCGCTGGTGCGGATGCGCTTCCTGCGGCTCACCGCCGACGAGCACGTGCTGCTGCTGACCATCCACCACATCGCCGGCGACCTCTGGTCCACCTCGGTGTTCCTGGACGAGCTGGTCACGCTCTACGGCGCCTGTGCGGGCGGCACCGAGCCCGCCCTGCCCGAACTGCCCGTCCAGTACGCCGACTACGCGGTGTGGCAGCGCAAGCGGCTGGAGGGCGACGGCGCGCGGGCCGACCTGGAGTACTGGCGGCGGACGCTGGACGGGGCCCCGGCCGCCCTGGAACTGCCCACCGACCGTCCCCGCCCACCCGTGCAGAGCACCCGCGGCGGCTCCCGCCCGTTCGCCCTCTCCGCCGAACTGATGGACCGGGTCAGGGAGTTCAGCCGGACCGAGGGCGTCACTCCGTTCATGACGCTGCTCGCCGCCTTCCAGGTGCTGCTGCACCGCTACACCCGGGAGGAGGACGTGGTCGTCGGCGTGCCGGTCGCCAACCGGGGCCGCCCCGAGGTCGAGCGGCTGATCGGCTACTTCGCCAACATGCTGGCCCTGCGCACCGACCTGTCGGGCGCCCCGTCCTTCCGTGAACTCCTGGGCCGGGTACGGCCGGTGTGCCTGGGCGCGTTCGCCCACCAGGAGCTGCCGTTCGAGCGGCTGGTGGAGGAGCTGCACCCGCGCCGGGACCTCTCCCGCACCCCGGTGTTCCAGGTCTCCTTCGTGTTCCAGAACATCGCGATGCCCTCCTTCGACGTGGCGGGCCTGCACCTGGAGCCGATCGAGGTCGCCGGCAGCACCGCCCGCTTCGACCTGGAACTCCAGGTCTTCGACCGGCCGGAGGGCCTGAGCGGCCGGTTCGAGTACAACAGCGACCTGTTCGACGCCGCCACCGTCGACCAACTGGCCGCCCACCTGAGGCTGTTGGTGGAGCAGTTGATCGACGGTCCGGACCGCCCGGTGGGCACGGTGCCGATGCTCACGGCCGAGGAGGAACGGCGGCTGCGCGAGCAGGGCAACGACACCCACCGGGAGTGGCCCGACCGGTCCCCGGTCCACCGGCTGTTCGCCGAGCAGGCCGCCCGCACCCCGGACGCCGAGGCGGTGCGCTGCGGCGCCGAGGCGCTGGACTACGCGGAACTGGACCGGCGCTCCGGCCTGCTGGCCCGCCGCCTGCGCCGGCACGGCGTGGGCCGGGACGTCCTGGTGGGCGTGTGCACCGAGCGCTCGGTCGACCTGCTGGTGGCGCTGCTGGCGGTGCTGAGGTCGGGCGGCGCGTTCGTCCCGATCGACCCGGAGTTCCCGCCGGAGCGGATCGCCCACATGCTGGCCGACTCGGGCCTGCCGGTGCTGCTCACCCAGCGGCCGGTGGCGGAGCGGCTGCCCGCGACCGGCGCCGAGGTGCTCTGCCTGGACGGGGCGGACGAGCCCGACGGGCGGGGCGAGCGGGCCACCGCGGAACCGGCCGAGGACCCGGCCGAGGACCCGGTGGTGGCCGAGGAGGACCTCGCCTACGTCATCTACACCTCGGGCTCCACCGGGCGACCGAAGGGCGTGCAGGTCCCGCACCGGGCGCTGGCCAACTTCCTGCGCTCGATGCGGGAGCGGCCGGGCCTGACGGCCGAGGACACCCTGCTCGCCGTCACCACCCACTCCTTCGACATCTCGCTGCTGGAACTGCTGCTGCCGCTGGTCACCGGCGCCCGGGTGGTGGTCGCCGAGCGCGGCGCGGCCGCCGACGGCGAGCAGCTGTCGCGACTGCTGGCGGCCTCCGGGGCGAGCGTCGTCCAGGCCACCCCGTCCACCTGGCGGATGCTGCTGGACGCGGGCTGGCCGGGTGCGCCCGGGCTGAAGGCGCTGGCGGGCGGCGAGGCGCTGCCCGCCGGACTGGCCCGGCGGCTGCGGGACGGCGGGGTGGAGCTGTGGAACATGTACGGGCCCACCGAGACCACCGTCTGGTCGGCGGTGGCCGAGGTCGGGGACGGCCCGATCTCGATCGGCGCGCCGATCGCCAACACCGAACTGCACGTGCTGGACGAGCAGGGCCGGCTGACGCCGCCCGGGGTGCCCGGCGAGCTGTACATCGGCGGCGCCGGCCTGGCCCGGGGCTACCTGGGCCGGCCGGAGCTGACCGCCGAGCGGTTCGTGCCGCACCCGTTCGGGGCGGGGCCGCAGGACCGGCTGTACCGCACCGGGGACCTGGTGCGCCGCCGGCGGGACGGCGGCATCGAGTTCCTCGGGCGGCTGGACCACCAGGTGAAGGTGCGGGGCTTCCGGATCGAGCTCGGCGAGATCGAGAGCGAGCTGGCCCGACGGCCCGAGGTCGGCCACGCGGTGGTGACGGTCCGCGAGGACGTCCCCGGTGACCAGCGGCTGGTGGCGTACGTGGTGCCGGCCGCCGACGGGGGCCCCGGCCCGGCGGAGGAGTGGCCGGACCAGGTCGAGGAGTGGCGCCGGATCTGGGACACCGCCTACGACGACCCGGACACCGCCCCGGCCCCCGCTCCCGCCGTCCCTGCCCCGGCCCCCGCCTTCGCCACCCCCGCCGACCCCGCCGACCCCGCCGACCCCGGCACCCCCGCCGACCCCGGCACCCCCGCCGACCCCGGCATTCCGGCCGAGGACCTGCGCGGCTGGAACAGCAGCTACACCGGGGAGCCGATCCCGGCCGGGGAGATGCGCGAATGGGCCGACCGCACCGCCGAGCGGGTGCTCGGCCTGCGCCCCGGCTCGGTGCTGGAGATCGGCTGCGGCACCGGCCTGATCCTCCAGCGGGTCGCCCCGCAGGTCGAGCGGTACTGGGGCACCGACATCTCCGAGGTCGCCCTCACCGGTCTGCAGGAGGTCGTCGACCGCGCCGGTGACAGCCTCGGCGAGGTCGCGCTGCACCTCTGCGCGGCCGACCGGCTCGACCGGCTGCCCGAGCGGCTCTTCGACGTGATCGTGCTCAACTCGGTGGTCCAGTACTTCCCGGACGAGCGCTACCTGCTGCGGGTGATCGAGGGCGCGCTGCCCCGCCTCGCCCCGGGCGGCTCGCTGTTCCTCGGCGACATCCGCAGCCTGCCGCTGCTGGAGTCCTTCCACCTGTCGGTCCAGCTCGCCCACGCCGAACCGGGCCTGCCGGACGCCGAGTTGCTCGCCCGGACCCGCCGCCGACTGGCCGAGGACGAGGAACTCGTCTTCGACCCGGCGCTGTTCACCGCCCTGCCGAGCCGCTTCCCGGCCCTCCGCGAGGTCCGGGTGCTGCCCAAGCGGGCCGCCACCGCCAACGAGCTGACCCGGTTCCGCTACGACGTCGTCCTCACCACCGGACCGGCCGCCGTGCCGGGAGAAGCACCGGAGACACGGGGGGCACCGGACGCCGAGCCGCTGGACTGGGCCGCCGAGGGCCTGACCGTGGCAGCGCTGGGCGAGCGTCTGAGGACCCGGCGGCCCGCACTGCTCGCCGTCCGCGGCGTGCCCAACGCCCGGCTCCGCGAGCTCGCCGACACCCTCGACCGGCTCGTCGACGGCCCCGGACCGCGCGCGGACCGGCCCGGGGCCGTCGACCCCGAGGAGCTGTGGGCCCTCGGCGAGGCGCTCGGCTACCGGATCGACCTCGACTGGTCCGAACACGGCCCGGACGGCGCGTTCACCCTGCTCGCCCGCCGGCTCGAGGCCGACGGCCGGCCCGGAACCGCCCTCCCGGGCACCGTGCGGCCACCGGCGACGGAACCCGACTGGGGTCGCCTGGTCAGCGGCACCCGGCGCCGGCTCGCCCGCCGCCTCGTCCCGGTACTGCGCTCCGCCCTGGCCGAACGCCTGCCCGGCTACATGGTCCCGTCCGCGTTCGTCCTGCTGGACGCGCTGCCGCTGACCCCCAACGGCAAGACCGACCGCAAGGCCCTGCCCGCGCCCGACGGCGACCGCCGCAACCTCGACGCGGTGTACGTCGCACCGCGCGACGAGCGCGAGGAGGCGCTCTGCGCGCTGTTCGCCAAGGTGCTCGGGGTACCCGCGGTCGGCGTCCACGACAGCTTCTTCGACCTGGGCGGCCACTCGCTGCTCGCCACCCGGCTGGTCTCCCGGATCCGGGCCACCCTGGGTGCCGAGGTCCAGGTCCGGTCGCTGTTCGAGACCCCGACGGTGGCCGGACTGGCCGGCCGTCTCGCCGCCGAGGACCCGGACCGGGCCCCCGGGGCGGCCCGCCCGGCGCTGGCCCCCGAGCCCCGGCCGGCCGAGCTGCCGCTCTCCTTCGCCCAGCGCCGGCTGTGGTTCCTCGACCGGCTGGAAGGCCCCTCCGCCACCTACAACATCCCGATGGCGGTGCGGCTCACCGGTCCCCTGGACACCGGCGCCCTGCGGGCCGCGCTGGCCGACGTGGTCGAGCGGCACGAGGCGCTGCGCACCGTCTTCCCCGACACCGGCGGCGTACCGCGCCAGCACGTGCTGGACCCGGCCGACGCCCGCCCGGCGCTGACCGTGACCGAGGTTCCGGAGGCCGGGACCGAACCGCCCGGGACCGGGACCGCCGCCGCCGTACGCGCCGCCGCGCGGCACCGCTTCGACCTCGCCCGCCGGATCCCGCTGCACGCCGAACTGCTGGTGCACGGCCCGGAGCGGCACACCCTGGTCCTGGTGGTGCACCACATCGCCGCCGACGGCTGGTCCGTCGCCCTGCTCGGGCGCGACCTCGCCACCGCCTACACCGCGCGCCTCGGCGGCCGCCCGCCGCAGTGGGCGCCGCTGCCGGTCCAGTACGCCGACTACACCCTGTGGCAGCACCGGCTGCTCGGCGGCCAGGACGACCGGGACAGCCTGCGCAACAGCCAACTCGCCTACTGGCGCGAGGCCCTGGCCGGACTGCCGGACCGGATCGCACTGCCCGTCGACCGCCCGCACCCGGCCTCGGCCACCCACCGGGGCGGCACCGTCGCCCTGCACTGGGACGCCGAACTGCACACCGCCGTCACCACGCTCGCGCGCCGCCACGACGCCAGCGAGTTCATGGTCGTGCACGCGGCCCTGGCCGCCCTGCTGCACCGGCTCGGCGCCGGTGACGACATCCCGGTCGGTGCGACCGTCGCGGGCCGCACCGACGCCGCCACCGAGGACCTGGTCGGCTTCTTCGTCAACACCCTGGTGCTGCGCGCCGACCTGTCGGGGGCACCGACCTTCCGGGAGCTGCTGGCCCGGGTCCGCGAACGCGGCCTGGACGGGTACGCCCACCAGGACGTCCCGTTCGAGTTCCTGGTCGACGCGCTGCGCCCGGCCCGCTCCACCGCGCACCACCCGCTGTTCCAGGTGCTGCTCGCCTGGCAGAACGTCCCGGACGCGGTGCTCGGCCTGCCCGGTCTGGCCGAGGAGGCCGTGCCGGTGGACAGCGGCGGGGCCCGGACGGACCTGGTGTTCTCGCTGACCGGCCGCCGTGCCCCCGGCGACGGCGCGCCCGCCGGGATCGACGGCGTGGTGGAGTACAACGCCGACGTCTTCGACCCGGCGACCGTGGAGCTGCTGGCCGAACGCCTGCGGCGGATGCTGCTTGCGGTGTGCGCCGCGCCGGACCGCCCGGTCGCCGAGGCCGAACTGCTCTCGCCCGACGAGCGGCACCGGCTGCTGGCCGACTGGGCCGGCACCGCGTTCCCCGCTCCCCGGCCGCCCGCCACCCTGCCCGCGCTGTTCGAGGCCCAGGTGGCCCGCACCCCGGAGCGGACCGCCGTCGTCGACCCCGAACGGGAGCTGACCTACGCCCAGCTGGACGCGGAGGCCAATCGGCTGGCCCGTCTGCTGATCGCCCGCGGCGCGGGCCCGGAACGACCGGTCGCGGTGGCACTGGGCCGCTCGGCCCGGTCCGTAATGGCCATGCTGGCCGTGGCCAAGGCCGGCTCGGCCTATCTGCCGGTCGACCCGGACTACCCGGCGGCGCGGATCGCCTTCCTGCTCGACGACGCCCGCCCGGTGCTGGTGCTGACCGACGACGGATCGGCCGCCGCACTGCCGGAGAGCGAGGTCCCGGTGCTGCGGCTGGACCGGCCCGAGGTGCTCGCGGACCTGGCCGCCCGGCCCGCCGCCGCGCCGACCGACGCCGACCGTTCCGGGCCGCTGACCCCGGGACACGCGGCGTACATCATCTACACCTCGGGATCCACCGGCACCCCCAAGGGCGTGGTGGTCACCCACACCGGCATCCCCGGCCTGGTCGCGGCGCAGGCCGAGGGCTTCGGGCTGGACGGGCACAGCCGGGTGCTGCAGTTCGCCTCGCCCAGCTTCGACGCCTCGGTGGCGGAGCGCTGCGACGCGCTGCTGACCGGCGCCGCGCTGGTGGTCGTCCCCAAGGAGGACCTCCTCCCCGGCGAGCCGCTGACCCGGACCTGCGAGCGCTACGGCGTGACCAACGCGACCCTGCCGCCCAGTGTGCTGGCCGCCGTGCCGCAGGGCGGCCTGCCCGCCGGGCTGTCCCTGGTGGTCGCGGGCGAGTCCTGCCCGGCCGAGCTGGTCGACCGGTGGTCCGCGGACCGGCGGATGGTCAACGCCTACGGGCCGACCGAGACCACCGTGTGCGCCACCCTGACCGGCCCGCTGGCGCCGGGCACCGGTGCCCCGCCGGTCGGCCGCCCGATCGCGGGCGCCCGGGTGTACGTCCTGGACGAGGGGCTGCGTCCGGTGCCCGCCGGGGTGCCCGGCGAGCTGTTCGTGGCCGGCGCCGGCCTGGCCCGCGGCTACCTGGGCCGGCCCGGGCTGACCGCGCGCCGCTTCCTGCCCGACCCGTTCGGCGCCCCCGGCACCCGGATGTACCGGACCGGGGACCTCGTCCGGTGGCGGGCGGACGGCCGGCTGGACTTCCTCGGCCGCACCGACCACCAGGTGAAGGTCCGGGGCTTCCGGATCGAACTGGGCGAGATCGAGTCCGCGCTCTCCGCCCACCCGGACACCGCCCGGGCCGTGGTGACGGTCCGGGAGGACCGGCCGGGGCAGCGCACCCTGGTCGGCTACCTGGTCCCCCGGCCGGGGGCGGCGCCCGACCCGGCGGCGGTCCGGGCCGCGCTCGCCGACCGGCTGCCGCCGTACCTGGTCCCGGCCGCGGTGGTGGTGCTCGCCGAACTGCCGCTCACCGCCAACGGCAAGGTGGACCGCGAGCGGCTGCCCGCCCCCGGCCACGCCCCGGGCGCCGGGTCCGGCCGGCCGCGCACCGCGGTCGAGGAGACCCTGTGCGCGATCTTCGCCGAGGTGCTCGGGCTGCCCGAGGTGGGCACCGGGGACGGCTTCTTCGACCTCGGCGGCGACAGCATCCAGGCGATCCAGGTGGTCTCCCAGGCCCGGAGCGCCGGGCTGGTGATCAGCGCCCGGGACGTCCTCGCCCATCAGTCGGTGGGCGCTCTGGCGGCCGTGGCCGTCGCCGCGGACGGGGCGGCCGGACCCGAGGACGACGGCGTCGGCGCGGTCGGGCCCACCCCGATCGTCGAGTGGCTGCGCGAGGTGGACGCCCCGATCGGCGGGTTCAGCCAGGAGGCGGTGGTCGCCGTCCCCCCGGCCGGGGTGCTGGACCTGCCGCGGCTGACCGCCGCGCTCCAGGCGCTGGTGGACCACCACGCGGTGCTGCGCTCCCGGCTCACCACGGGGCCGGACGGCCGCTGGGGCCTGGAGACCGGCCCGGTCGGCTCGGTGCGGGTCGCCGACCACCTGGTCCGGACGGACGCCGCCGGAGCGGACGCCGAACACCTGCGGGCGCTGACGGCCGCCGGGGCCGCCGACGCCCGCCGCCGCCTGGACCCGGCCGCCGGGGTGATGCTCCGGGCGGTCTGGCTGGACGCCGGGGAGCACGCCCCCGGCCGGCTGCTGCTGGTCCTGCACCACCTGGTGGTGGACGGCGTCTCCTGGCGGATCCTGCTGCCGGACCTCCGGGCCGCCGGCGAGGCCGTCCTCGCGGGCCGGCCGGTGCTGCTGGCGCCGGTCGGCACCTCGGTGCGCCGCTGGTCCGAGCTGCTGGCCGCCGAGGCCGCGGCACCGCACCGGCTGGCCGAACTCCCCGAGTGGCAGCGCCTGCTGACCGGCGCCCCGGCCCTGCTGCCCGCCGAGACGGTCGCCGGATCCGTCACCGGCACCGGACGGCTGGTCCTCACCCTGCCGCCCGAGGACACCGCCGCACTGCTCGGCACCGCGCCCGGCGCCTTCCACACCGGTGTGCAGGAAGTCCTGCTGGCCGCCTTCGGCATCGCCCTGGAGGAGTGGCGCCGCCGCCGCGCACCGCTGGACCCGCCGGCCGAGGGCGTCCTGGTCTCCGTGGAGAACCACGGCCGCCAGGAGGACCTCGCCGACGGCGTCGACCTGTCCCGCACCGTGGGCTGGTTCACCAGCGTCCAGCCGGTCCGGCTCGCCCCCGGTCCGCTGGACTGGCCCCGGGTCACCGGGGCCGGGGCGGAGCTGGCCGCCGCCGTCGTCCGGATCCGGGAACAGCTGGCCGCACTGCCCGGCGACGGCCTCGGCCACGGGCTGCTACGCCGGCTCAACCCCGCGACCGCCCCGGCACTGGCCGAACTGCCCTCCCCCCAGATCGCGTTCAACTACCTCGGACGCTTCGCCGACGCCGGTCCGGACACCCCCTGGGCGCCGGTCACCGCCGACGCGGCACTCGCCCTGGGCGCGCCGAACACCCCGAACACCCCGAACGCGCCGGACGCACCGGACGCCTCGGACGCACCGGTCGGCCTGCTCACCCACGCCGTGGAGCTCAACGCCGTCACCTACGACAGCCCCGACGGCCCCAGGCTGGCGGCCGGCTGGACCTGGGCACAGGGCCCGCTGACCGAGCCCGAGGTGCGCGAACTGGCCGAGCTCTGGTTCGCCGCCCTCAGGGCCGTGACCGGCTGCGCCGCCCTGCCCGGTGCCGGCGGGCCGCCGCCCGCCGGGCCCACCACCCGCCGACGCCACCGGCCCGCGCGGGCGGCTCGGGCGGGCGGCCCGGTGCCGCCGGCCGACCGCACCCACGGTGTGCCGCTGTCCTTCGCCCAGTCGGACATCGTCCACCAGCCCGTCGACCCGGGATCCTCGCACCACAACGTGATCACCGCGACCGTCCTCACCGGCACCCTCGACCCGGCGGCGCTGCGGGCGAGCCTCGACACCGTCGTGGCGCGCCACGAGGCGCTGCGGACCAGGATCGTCGAGGACGGGCCCGGCGACTGGCGCCAGCTGACCGACCCCGTCGGCGGCTGGCCGCTCGCCACCGTCGACCTGCGCGGGGAGCCCGCCGCCGACCGCCGGGAGGCGGTGCGCCGGCTGGTCGCGGCCGAGGTGGACCGCCCGTTCCGGCTGGCCGAGGGCCCCTTGGTGCGCGGCACCCTGATCGCCACCGCCCCCGGCGAGTGGGTGCTGGTGCTGGTGCTGCACCACATCGTGGTCGACCTGTGGTCCTACGCGCTGCTCGGCCGCGAGCTCGGCGAGCTGTACGCGGCCCGGGTGCTGGGCCGCGAACCGGACCTGCCCACGCCGTCCGTCCAGTACCCGGACTGGGCGGCCTGGCAGCGGCGGCGGCTCGCGGACGGCGAGCTGGACGAGCACCTCGCCCACTGGGATGGGCTGTTGGCGGACCTGCCGGCGCTCCCCCGGTTCGAGGCGCCGGAGCACCAGCGGACCGACGCCGTCAGCGGGTACACCAGCGGCTTCGTCCTGGAGCCCGGACTCACCGCGGCCCTCAAGGAGGCGGCGCAGCGCGAGGGCGTGACCCTGTTCATGCTGCTGCTCACCGGCTTCCACCTGCTGCTGCAGAGCTACGCGCAGGGCGGGGAGGCGGCGGACGGGGCACCGGGCGGAACGGCCGACGGGGTGTCGGACGGAGTGTCGGACGGGACGGCGGTCAGCGACCTCGCGGTCGGCTTCCCGCTGGCCGGCCGGGAGCACCCGCAGACCGAGCAGATGATCGGCTTCTTCATCAACCCGGTCGTGGTGCGTCCCCGCCCGGCCGCCGACGCCACCGTCCGCGAGCTCCTGGCGGCCGTCCGGTCCGGTGTGCTGGACGCCCATCTGCACCAGGAGGTCCCGCTGCGGCAGCTCCGCAAGGACGCCGGGGAGGACCACAACCCGCTGCGGCTGCTGTTCAACCTGCTGAACGTGGCCGGCGACCCGCTGGACCTGCACGGTCTGACGGCGTCGCCGCTGAGCCTCGACGTCGGCGACGCCGAGGTGATCCCGGAGCTGGTCACCGAGATGCGCCCGCACAACGCCGACCTCTACCTGATGATGCACGAGTCCGAGGCCGGGCTGCGCGGCCTGTGGCTGTACTCGCCGGAGCGGATCGACCCGCGCTCGACGGCGGCCATGATGCGCCAGTGGCCCTTCGTACTGGAGCTGTTGACGCACCGGCCGGACCTGCCGCTGGCCGAGCTGCGGCGCCGCGTCCGCGACCGCCCGACGGCCTGA